The DNA window GGGTAGGGGCCAGGCTGGGGTCTCATTGAGCATCTGCTCGCACTGGCCACAGGCCAGTTTGGGAGACGCCATCCACAGCAATTTGCCGTAACCGTCTTCGATACGGTCAATCAGATAGGGTTCAACCAGGAAACCGCCGTTGGCGATGGCGGTGAAACCCCGCGCCACTTCCAGGGGCGTCAAAGAAGCCGATCCAAGGGAGAGGGACTCGTTACGTGGTAGGTCGTCGCGGGGGAAACCGTAATCGGTGAGGCGGTCTATGACCTTGTCGATACCCACAGCTCGCAGCAGCCGCACCGACATGACGTTTTTGGACTGGGCTAGGCCCAGACGCAGCCGGGTAGGGCCGTTGTACACCGGAGGTGAGTTTTTGGGGCGCCAGGCGTAGCCCTGGGTCCTGTCCCACTGGTTGATAGGGGCGTCGTTCACCAGGGACGCCAGGGTGAAACCGTTGTCCAGGGCGGCCGAATAGATAAAGGGCTTGATGTTGGAGCCCACCTGGCGCTTAGCCTGGGTCACCCTGTTGTATTTGCTCAATGAAAAGTTAAAGCCACCCACCAAGGCCTCTATGGCACCGTCTTCGGGGCGCAGGGACACCAGAGCCGAGTTGACCTCTGGGATTTGGGCCAGCAGCCAGCCTTCACCGTTGGGGCGCACATAAACGAAATCCCCCGAAGCCAGGATCTGCTCGGCCTTTTCCGGAACCGGGCCCTGACGGTTGTCGTCGACATAGGGCCTGGCCCAGTTGAGGGCGGTCCAATCCAGGGTCAGTTCTCCCTGGCCTTTGACCTGCACCTTGGCGCTTTGCTCTGCCACTTCGGTGACAATAGCCGGGATCAGCGGGCGGTAGCTTTCCTGGCGTTTCAGGAAATGTTGAATTTTCTCCTGGTCCCAGGGCCAGTCTTCCAACTTCTTGGCCGGGCCACGCCAACCGTGACGGCGATCATAATTCAGCACATTGGTGATCAGGGCATCCTGGGCGGCGCGCTGGTCCTTGCTGTTGATGGTGGTATAGACCTGGTAACCCTCGCCGTAGGCGGCGTCTTCCCCGAACAGTTCCACCATTTCCCGGCGCACCATCTCTGCCACATAGTGGGCAGACAGGGTGATTTCAGCACCGTGGTACTTGGCGGTATTGGGGGCTTTGACGGCCTCGTCATATTGGGCCTGGGTAATGACCCCTACGTCCAGCATCCGGCCCAACACCACGTTACGGCGGGTCATGGCCCGGTCCGGGTTGGAGATGGGATTGAGGGTAGAAGGGGCCTTGGGCAGGCCAGCCAGTACGGCGATCTCCGGCAGGCTAAGGTCTTTGACGTCCTTACCGTAGTAGACCTGGGCAGCGGCGCCCACACCGAAGGCACGGTGACCCAGTTCAATCTTGTTGAGGTAGAGCTCGAGGATCTCGTCCTTGGTCAGCAACTGCTCGATGTGCCAGGAAATAAAGACTTCCTTGATCTTGCGGATGTAGGTTTTCTCGCGGGTCAAGAAGAAGTTACGGGCCAACTGCATGGTGATGGTACTGGCCCCCTGGCTTTTATTTCCGGTTAGGGCCAAGTTAACGGCGGCCCGGGCCAAGCCGACGAAGTCGATGCCCGGGTGCTCGTAAAAGCGACTGTCCTCAGTGGCCAGGAAGGCCTGAACCAGCTCGGGAGGCATGTCGCTCAGGGAAAGGGGAATACGCCGTTTTTCGCCGAACTGGGAGATCAGTTCGCCGTCGGCCGAGTAGACCCGCATCGGGGTCTGCAGGCGCACATCCTTGAGCACCGCAACGCTGGGCAGCTCAGGCTTTACGTAGTAGTACATTCCCACTACACCCAGCACACCCAGCACTGTCATCAAGCCCAGTGCAAACAAAATTCTAACCAGCCACTTCACTAAACACCTCGCAATCGCCCCCGCCAGTACCCTATTATCTGCTTGATTAGGCGGCAAAACTATAAACGGTCAACTAGACCGCGTGCAAAAAGACCACTATTCTTTGTCACCACATAACAAAAAATTTACGACGGATATGCTTGCAAAACTCTTCCGTCGGCAAGCCCCCATAAT is part of the Gallaecimonas xiamenensis 3-C-1 genome and encodes:
- a CDS encoding PBP1A family penicillin-binding protein; the protein is MKWLVRILFALGLMTVLGVLGVVGMYYYVKPELPSVAVLKDVRLQTPMRVYSADGELISQFGEKRRIPLSLSDMPPELVQAFLATEDSRFYEHPGIDFVGLARAAVNLALTGNKSQGASTITMQLARNFFLTREKTYIRKIKEVFISWHIEQLLTKDEILELYLNKIELGHRAFGVGAAAQVYYGKDVKDLSLPEIAVLAGLPKAPSTLNPISNPDRAMTRRNVVLGRMLDVGVITQAQYDEAVKAPNTAKYHGAEITLSAHYVAEMVRREMVELFGEDAAYGEGYQVYTTINSKDQRAAQDALITNVLNYDRRHGWRGPAKKLEDWPWDQEKIQHFLKRQESYRPLIPAIVTEVAEQSAKVQVKGQGELTLDWTALNWARPYVDDNRQGPVPEKAEQILASGDFVYVRPNGEGWLLAQIPEVNSALVSLRPEDGAIEALVGGFNFSLSKYNRVTQAKRQVGSNIKPFIYSAALDNGFTLASLVNDAPINQWDRTQGYAWRPKNSPPVYNGPTRLRLGLAQSKNVMSVRLLRAVGIDKVIDRLTDYGFPRDDLPRNESLSLGSASLTPLEVARGFTAIANGGFLVEPYLIDRIEDGYGKLLWMASPKLACGQCEQMLNETPAWPLPDPAQDQEAAMDAAFAQLQQQDDSGHWQGQCPVAAIGVNRLAKRAISAQTAFLVTQAMESTIWGGGSWNHGTGWNGTGWRAARELKRHDIAGKTGTTNESKDAWFSGFMPSLQATAWIGFDDHRRELGGSTRIKAIEDDPIFGKEGGAKSAQPSWNAFMKVALYGQPEKGFAVPPGIVTVRIDRETGKLTRATDYTSRFEFFKAGTEPSSFARDSLANPFDGPLTPSNPDKEEEEIF